A stretch of Mus musculus strain C57BL/6J chromosome 19, GRCm38.p6 C57BL/6J DNA encodes these proteins:
- the Mark2 gene encoding serine/threonine-protein kinase MARK2 isoform X16, translated as MRFTELLTRKTLAWSAAESSKEAAGVTRPTLGHLDSKPSSKSNMLRGRNSATSADEQPHIGNYRLLKTIGKGNFAKVKLARHILTGKEVAVKIIDKTQLNSSSLQKLFREVRIMKVLNHPNIVKLFEVIETEKTLYLVMEYASGGEVFDYLVAHGRMKEKEARAKFRQIVSAVQYCHQKFIVHRDLKAENLLLDADMNIKIADFGFSNEFTFGNKLDTFCGSPPYAAPELFQGKKYDGPEVDVWSLGVILYTLVSGSLPFDGQNLKELRERVLRGKYRIPFYMSTDCENLLKKFLILNPSKRGTLEQIMKDRWMNVGHEDDELKPYVEPLPDYKDPRRTELMVSMGYTREEIQDSLVGQRYNEVMATYLLLGYKSSELEGDTITLKPRPSADLTNSSAPSPSHKVQRSVSANPKQRRSSDQAVPAIPTSNSYSKKTQSNNAENKRPEEETGRKASSTAKVPASPLPGLDRKKTTPAPSTNSVLSTSTNRSRNSPLLDRASLGQASIQNGKDSLTMPGSRASTASASAAVSAARPRQHQKSMSASVHPNKASGLPPTESNCEVPRPSTAPQRVPVASPSAHNISSSSGAPDRTNFPRGVSSRSTFHAGQLRQVRDQQNLPYGVTPASPSGHSQGRRGASGSIFSKFTSKFVRRNLSFRFARRCLSSEEKRPQGLCLPLRLSPRTCPGLGHIGLLPLVVCMRYK; from the exons ATGAGGTTTACAGAACTGTTAACAAGAAAGACCCTAGCCTGGAGTGCTGCAGAGAGCAGCAAAGAGGCTGCAGGTGTGACACGG CCCACCTTGGGACACCTTGATTCCAAGCCCAGCAGTAAGTCCAACATGCTGCGGGGCCGCAACTCAGCCACCTCTGCTGACGAGCAGCCCCATATTGGCAACTACCGGCTCCTTAAGACCATTGGCAAGGGTAACTTTGCCAAGGTGAAGTTGGCCCGGCACATCCTGACGGGGAAAGAG GTAGCTGTGAAGATCATCGACAAGACCCAGCTGAACTCCTCCAGCCTACAGAAA CTGTTCCGAGAAGTAAGAATAATGAAGGTTTTGAATCATCCCAACATAG TTAAGTTGTTTGAAGTGATCGAGACTGAGAAGACTCTCTACCTTGTCATGGAGTATGCCAGTGGCG GAGAGGTGTTTGATTACCTAGTGGCCCATGGcaggatgaaagaaaaagaagctcgaGCCAAATTTCGCCAG atAGTGTCTGCTGTGCAGTACTGTCACCAGAAGTTCATTGTTCATAGAGATCTAAAG GCAGAAAACCTGCTCCTGGATGCTGATATGAACATCAAGATTGCAGACTTTGGCTTTAGCAACGAATTCACCTTTGGGAACAAGCTGGATACTTTCTGTGGCAGTCCTCCTTATGCTGCCCCAGAACTTTTCCAGGGCAAAAAGTATGATGGTCCTGAggtggatgtctggagcctgggAGTCATCCTCTATACACTGGTCAGCGGATCCCTGCCTTTTGATGGACAGAACCTCAAG GAGCTGCGGGAACGGGTACTGAGGGGGAAATACCGTATTCCGTTCTACATGTCCACGGACTGTGAAAATCTGCTTAAGAAATTTCTCATACTTAATCCTAGTAAGAGAGGCACTTTAGAG CAAATTATGAAAGATCGGTGGATGAACGTGGGGCATGAGGACGATGAGCTAAAGCCTTATGTGGAACCTCTCCCTGACTACAAGGACCCCCGGCGGACAG AGTTGATGGTGTCAATGGGTTACACACGGGAAGAGATCCAGGACTCGCTGGTAGGCCAGAGGTACAACGAAGTGATGGCTACCTATCTGCTCCTTGGCTACAAGAGCTCTGAG CTGGAAGGTGATACCATCACTTTGAAGCCCCGGCCTTCAGCTGATCTAACCAACAGCAGTGCCCCATCTCCATCCCACAAGGTTCAGCGCAGCGTCTCTGCCAACCCCAAGCAACGACGCTCCAGTGACCAGG CCGTCCCTGCCATTCCCACCTCGAATTCCTACTCTAAGAAGACTCAGAGTAACAACGCAGAAAATAAGCGGCCTGAGGAAGAGACAGGGCGGAAAGCCAGCAGCACCGCCAAAGTGCCTGCCAGCCCTCTGCCTGGCCTGGACAGGAAGAAGACCACTCCTGCCCCCTCCACG AACAGCGTCCTTTCCACCAGCACAAACCGAAGCAGGAACTCCCCACTTTTGGACAGGGCCAGCCTTGGCCAGGCCTCCATCCAGAATGGTAAAGACAG CCTAACCATGCCAGGGTCCCGGGCCTCCACGGCTTCTGCTTCTGCCGCAGTCTCTGCGGCCCGGCCCCGCCAGCACCAGAAATCCATGTCTGCCTCCGTACACCCCAACAAGGCCTCTGGGTTGCCCCCCACGGAGAGTAACTGTGAGGTGCCTCGGCCCAG CACAGCCCCCCAGCGCGTCCCTGTCGCCTCCCCCTCCGCCCACAACATCAGCAGCAGTAGTGGAGCCCCAGACCGAACTAATTTCCCACGGGGTGTGTCCAGTCGAAGCACCTTCCATGCTGGGCAGCTCCGACAGGTGCGGGACCAGCAGAATCTACCCTACGGTGTGACCCCAGCCTCTCCCTCTGGCCATAGCCAGGGCCGGCGGGGGGCCTCTGGCAGCATCTTCAGCAAGTTCACCTCCAAGTTTGTCCGCAG aaaTCTGTCTTTCAGGTTTGCCAGAAG GTGCTTGTCCTCAGAAGAGAAGAGACCTCAGGGACTCTGTCTCCCTTTAAGATTGTCTCCTCGTACCTGCCCAGGTTTGGGTCATATTGGGCTCCTTCCCCTTGTTGTGTGCATGCGCTACAAGTAA